The Paramicrobacterium fandaimingii DNA segment CTCGCCGAGATCCACGACCGCACACCCGTAACGCTTCCGCGGCACATGCACGATGTCTGGCTCGATGCGACGGTCGTCGGCGATCAGCACCTGGTGGATGCCGCTGTCGACGCCTCACTCGACGTCGGACTCGCGCCATACGAGGTAGCGCCACTCGGTCGCGACGCCGACGGCTCAGAGCTCATCGAGCCGCTCTTCCCCGGCTCAAGCGCCCTTCCGGGCGCGTGACGACGACCCGCTCGTCTTCTTCTGCGCCGACGAAGCCGATTTCTTCGACGTCTTCCTGGCCTGCCCACCGCGTTTTGACGCGCGGGACTTCTTCACGCTCTTCTTCAGTGCTTCCATGAGGTCAACCACTTCGGCGCCCTCGGAACCGTCAACCTCACCGAATGTCGCATCGGTATCGAGAGCCTCGCCCTGCTTGAGCTTCGCGTCGATGAGTTTCTCCAGTTCCTCCTCATATTCGTCGTGAAAGTCCTCGGGGGAGAAATCCGCCGCGTATGTCTTCACGAGGGATGCCGAGAGATCCATCTCCTTGGCCGAGACACGCACCTTCTCGTCAAGCGCGGGGAATGACGGCTCTCGAATCTCTTCAGGCCAGCGCAGCGTCTGCACCATCAGCATGTCGCCGCGCACACGAAGTGCAGCGAGGCGCGTTCTCTGCCGAAGCGCGAGCTGCACGATCGCCGTACGATCCGTCTTTTCAAGCGTGCGTCGCAAGAGCACATAGGCCTTCAGAGACTTCCCCGTCGGCTCGAGAAAGTAGCTCTTGTCGTACAGGATCGGGTCAATCTGCTTACTCGGCACGAACTCGACGACAGAGATCTCCTTGCTGCGCTCCTGCGGCAGAGCATCAAGCTCCTTCTTGGTCAGCACGACGGTCTCATCGTCGTCGACGTGCGCCTTCTCGATGTGGTCGTACGAGATCGTTCGACCGCACACATCGCATCGTCGCTGGTTATGTATGCGCCCGCCGTCTGCATCGTGCACCTGGTGAAGTGTGACAGCGCGCTTCTCCGTTGCGCTATACAGCTTCACCGGCACGTTCACGAGACCGAAGCTGATCGCGCCTGTCCAGATTGCTCTCATGTGTACAGTCAAGCCGTTTCCGCGTTGACAGGCTAGCCATTGCAGAGAATCGGCATCACCATAGAGCTATGGCCACGTCAAAGAGACAGACCGTTGAGGTTGGCGGTCGAAAGCTGCAGGTGTCAAACCTCGACAAGGTGCTGTACCCCTCAACGGGTACGACAAAGCGAGATGTCCTCGACTACTTCAGCGAAATCGCTCCCGCGATGATCCCCCACTGCCGTGATCGGGCTGCCACCCGCAAACGGTGGCCGAACGGCGTCGGAGAGGAGGGCTCCGGGCAGATGTTCTTTCAGAAAGACATCGGCGACGGCGCACCCGAGTGGGTAAAGCTGCGCAGCATCCGTCATTCTGACCACGTCAATCAGTATCCGCTCGTGAACGACAGTGCGACTCTCACGTGGCTCGGTCAGCTCGCCGCCCTCGAGATTCACGTGCCGCAATGGCGTTTCGGTCCCCGAGGTGCCCAGCGAAACCCCGACCGCCTCGTGCTCGACCTCGATCCGGGTGAGGGAGTGACTCTTCGCGAGTGCGCGGATGTCGCGCGTCGCTCTCGCGACATTCTGCACGACATGGGACTGAGCGTTGTCCCTGTGACAAGCGGGAGCAAGGGAATCCACCTCTACGCGGCACTCGACGAATCGCAGAGCTCTGATCAGGTGTCGAAGGTCGCACGTGAACTCGCTCGATCGCTGGAGGCGGACTATCCCGGTGAGATCACAGCAGAGATGAAGCGCTCTGCTCGTGTGGGAAAGGTCTTCATCGACTGGAGCCAGAACAATGCGAGCAAAACCACAGTCGCGCCGTATTCGCTGCGGGGGCGCAGCACTCCAATGGTCGCCGCGCCACGCACATGGGGCGAGCTCGCCTCGCCTCATCTCACGCAGCTTGATTACCGGGAAGTCCTCAAGCGAGTGAAGCGTCGGGGCGATCCGATGGCCGAGTTCGGCGACGAAGACGATGAGGAGCCTTCCCGAGATCGCTTGACGATGTACCGGTCGAAGCGCACGCAGGGCAAGACGCCAGAGCCGATCCCAGATACTGTCGCTCGAGGGCCGCGCGCACAACCGATGTTCGTCATTCAGAAACATCACGCCCGCACCCTGCATGACGACTTTCGCCTTGAGCACGACGGTGTTCTCGTCAGCTGGGCGCTGCCGAAGGGAGTGCCCACCGACCCCGCGCGCAATCATCTCGCTGTGCCGACGGAGGATCACCCTCTCGATTACGGAACCTTTGAAGGCCGAATTCCGAAGGGCGAATACGGTGCGGGCCTCGTTGAGATCTGGGACACCGGCACGATCGACGTCGATACGTGGGAAGACGGCAAGGTGGTGGCGACATTGCGAGGGCAGAGCGGTGGCGGTCTCGGCGGTCAGCGCACCTACGCGCTGTTTCGCACAAAAGACGACCCTGACAAGCCGCAGTGGATGATCCACCTCATGGATGAGGAAGCCGCACAGAAGCACAGCGGCGAGAGCACCTCCTCCACTCGCATCCGTTCTTCACGTTCACGGTCGGCGACGGTCTCACTTCGCCCAATGCTCGCCACACGGGGCACGGTTGCACAGGTGAACGGGCGATCCGCGGCCGACTGGGCGTTCGAGATGAAATGGGATGGCATGCGCGCGCTCATTCACATCGACGGCGACAGCGTGCGACTCACCAGCCGCAGCGGTCGCGATGTCACGAGCAGCTACCCAGAGTTCGCCGACGCCGCTGACGACGTCGATGCCGACTCGTGTGTGCTCGATGCCGAGCTTGTCGCCCTCGACGACGGCGGTCGCCCTGATTTCAGCCGTATGCAACAGCGCATGAACGTGTCGAAGCCTCGTGACGTCGCGCGCGCACGCGCTAGCGTTCCCGTGACCGCCATGGTGTTCGATGTTCTCGAGATCAACGGGCAACCCACCACGTTGCTGCCGTACGCTGATCGACGCGAGCTACTCGGCGACACGGTCGACGAGGATTCCACTCAAGTGCTCTTCGTTCCTCCGGCGTTCGACGGCGATGTCGATGCGGCGATCGCGTCAAGCCGCGAGAAGAATCTCGAAGGTGTGATGGCAAAGCGCCGCGACAGCACGTACTCTCCAGGCGCTCGCTCGCGCGACTGGCTGAAGCTCCCCCATGCCGAAACGGCCGAGGTTGTTGTCATCGGGTGGCGGCCAAGCGAGGCCGAGCCCGAGGGAATCGCATCGTTGCTGGTTGCGATTCCCGGTGACGACGGTCTCACGTATGCGGGTCGCGTCGGAACGGGATTCTCCACTCGCGATCGACGTACCATTCGTGCTGAGCTCGGGAAGCTGGGCCGAAAAACGGCTCCCGTTCGCGACGTGCCGCGAACCGACGCACGCGATGCGAACTGGGTAACCCCACGTCGTGTGGCAGAGGTCACATACCGCGAGCTCACGACAGACCATCGTCTCCGTCATCCGACGTGGCGCGGCTGGCGGCCAGACAAGTCTGTCGATGAGGTGAACGTGCCTGGCGCGTGATGCCCGACATGCAGAAACGGCTGTGGCCGGCCCCGAACTCCGTCGGTGCCGGCCACAGCCGTTTCAGAACAAGCGATCAGGCGATGATCGTCCACGGGTTCTCGATGAAACGCGTGAGCGTCTGCAGGAACTGCGCGGCAAGCGCCCCGTCGATGATGCGGTGATCGCTCGAGAGCGTGTACCGCATACGGTGACGGGCGACAATCTCGCCGTCGACGACGACTGCCTCCTGCTTGGTACCGCCGACGGCGAGGATCGCGCCCTCGGGCGGGTTGATGATCGCCGTGAACTCCTCGACGCCGAACATACCGAGGTTGCTGATCGTGAACGTGCCGCCCGACATCTGGGTCGGGCTGAGCTTCTTCTCGTTCGCCAGCTTCGCGAGCTTCTTGGTCTCGATTCCCAGCTGGGTGACCGTCTTGGTGTCGGCATCGTCGATCACCGGAACCATGAGGCCCACCTCACTGGCAACGGCGACGCCCACGTTGACCCGCGAGTGCCGCAGTGTGTGATCGGCGTCGTCGCCAACGTAGGACGCATTCACCTCGGGGTGCTCGCGCAGTGCGAGAGCAGCGGCGCGCACAAGAAGGTCGTTGACGCTGACCTTGGGCCGACCCGACGCAACGAGCTGCTCATTGAGCGAGCCGCGCAGCTTCACGAGCTCTTCGGCGTCTGCCACAGCCGTCACGTAGAAATGCGGGACGTCCCGCGCACTCTCCCCCAGCCTGCGGGCGATCACACGACGGATGCTGCTGATCGGCTGCTTCTCCGACCCGCGCCGTTCGTCATCTGACGACGGCTTCGGGGCTTCCTTGGGAGCGCTCTTCGCCTCAGGCTTCGCTTCGGCCTTCTTCGACGACGACGGTGCCTCTGAGAGAAGCGGGTCAATGTCGGCGCGAATGATGCGGCCGCCTGGGCCCGTTCCCTTGACCGTGCTCAGGTCGAGGTCGTAGTCGCGAGCAAGCTTGCGCACGAGCGGAGAGGCGAACTGCCGCTCACCGTCATTCTGCGGAGCATTGGCTGTCTTCTCGGAAGACTCGCTTGACGAAGCATCCGTCTCGGCCGTCTCATCGGCAGGCTCAGCCTTCTCGTCGGCAGTCTCGGCCTTCTCCTCGGCGGAGTCATCTTTCGCCGACCGCGCCGTGCCCGAATCAGAGTCGCCTCCGTCGTCGCCTGAGCCGTCATCGAGCTTTGCGATCGGCGTTCCAATCGCAACGAGCTCGCCTTCCTCCACGAGGATCTCTGCGAGAGTTCCCGATTCGTACGCCTCGTACTCCATCGTGGCCTTGTCGGTCTCGATCTCGACGAGAACGTCGCCTTCTTCTACGGTGTCGCCAGCCTTCTTGTGCCAGGTGGCGATTGCGCCCTCCTCCATGGTGTCGGAGAGTCGCGGCATTGTGATTTCAATCATCATTCCGTCTTACCTGCGGTGTCCGACCGCGTCGAGGGTCTGACGGATGGCGTTCTTCACGTCATCCGCAGACGGCAGGGCTGCCGTCTCAAGGGGCTTCGCGTAGGGCAGCGGCACTTCGGCCATTGCGACACGGCGAACGGGGGCGTCGAGGTAGTCGAAGGCGCCGTCCGAGATGGATGCCGCGATCTCTGCCCCGATTCCGTAGGTGAGCCAGTCGTCTTCGAGAACGACCGCCGCGTGCGTTTTCTTCACCGATTCGACGAACGTCTCGCGGTCGAGGGGTCGGAGGCTGCGCAGATCGACGACCTCGATATCGAGGCCTTCCTTCTCTGCAAGCTCTTCGGCCACAGCCGTCGCAACCGTGGCCATGCGCGAGTAGCCGATGAGCGTGAGGTCGGTGCCCTCGCGGGTAACCTTTGCCTTGCCGATCTCTGCTGCCTCGTCACCATCGGGAACTTCGCCCTTTGTGTTGTACAGCCCGAGGTTTTCGAGAAACAGCACCGGGTCGTCATCGCGGATTGCCGCCAGAAGCAATGCTTTGGCATCGGCTGGCGTGCTCGGGGCAACGACCTTCATCCCGGGAACGAACGAGTAGTAGAGCTCGATGTTCTGCGAGTGCGTGGCCCCCAGCTGCTGGCCTCCGCCACCGGGAGTGCGGATCACCATCGGCACCTTGGCCTGACCGCCGAACATGCCATAGATCTTCGCGGCGTGATTCACGATCTGATCGAGAGCGAGCAGCGAGAAGTTGATCGTCATGATCTCGACAACGGGTCGCAGGCCGATCATCGCGGCGCCGATGGCGGCGCCGGTGAATCCTTCTTCGGCGATCGGCGTGTCGCGCACCCGCTTCTCGCCGAACTCCTCGAGCATGCCGGCAGTGATCTTGTACGAGCCTTCGAAGATGCCGATCTCTTCCCCCATGAGGAAGACGTCGTCATCGCGGAGCATCTCGGAGCGCAGGGTGTCGTGCAGCGCCTGGCGGTAGGTCATGATGCTCATGCGCGGCCTCCGTTCGTGGGGAAGGGCGCCGGTTCGAAGAGGTACTCACCCGGGAGTCGGCGTGAGTCGTTCGCAACGGGCGTCGCGTATGTGTAGTCGAAAAGTGTCGAGACGTCGGGGTGCGGGCTGTCTTCGGCGAACTTGGCAGCGTCCGTCGCGTACTTCTTCGCGTCCTCATCGATCTTCGCGATCTGGTCGTCGTCGAGTACGCCATCTTTTTTGAGCTGCGCCGCAAACGTGATCACGGGATCATTCTGCTTCAGCTTCTCAACGTCCTTGGAATCGCGATACTTTGCCGGGTCAACGACCGAATGCCCCTTGAGACGCTCGACCATCACCTCAAGCAGGAATGGCTTGCCTTTGCGCGCCGATGCGACGGCGCGCTTGGCGGCTTCGAGAACAGCGGTCGGATCCAGGCCGTCGACGCGCTCGGACTCCATGCGATAGGCCGCTCCGCGCTTGTACAGCTCGGGCTCCGCCGAGGCCTTCTCAACCGTCGTCCCCATTCCGAGGCC contains these protein-coding regions:
- a CDS encoding alpha-ketoacid dehydrogenase subunit beta, whose product is MSIMTYRQALHDTLRSEMLRDDDVFLMGEEIGIFEGSYKITAGMLEEFGEKRVRDTPIAEEGFTGAAIGAAMIGLRPVVEIMTINFSLLALDQIVNHAAKIYGMFGGQAKVPMVIRTPGGGGQQLGATHSQNIELYYSFVPGMKVVAPSTPADAKALLLAAIRDDDPVLFLENLGLYNTKGEVPDGDEAAEIGKAKVTREGTDLTLIGYSRMATVATAVAEELAEKEGLDIEVVDLRSLRPLDRETFVESVKKTHAAVVLEDDWLTYGIGAEIAASISDGAFDYLDAPVRRVAMAEVPLPYAKPLETAALPSADDVKNAIRQTLDAVGHRR
- a CDS encoding Ku protein; protein product: MRAIWTGAISFGLVNVPVKLYSATEKRAVTLHQVHDADGGRIHNQRRCDVCGRTISYDHIEKAHVDDDETVVLTKKELDALPQERSKEISVVEFVPSKQIDPILYDKSYFLEPTGKSLKAYVLLRRTLEKTDRTAIVQLALRQRTRLAALRVRGDMLMVQTLRWPEEIREPSFPALDEKVRVSAKEMDLSASLVKTYAADFSPEDFHDEYEEELEKLIDAKLKQGEALDTDATFGEVDGSEGAEVVDLMEALKKSVKKSRASKRGGQARKTSKKSASSAQKKTSGSSSRARKGA
- a CDS encoding ATP-dependent DNA ligase translates to MATSKRQTVEVGGRKLQVSNLDKVLYPSTGTTKRDVLDYFSEIAPAMIPHCRDRAATRKRWPNGVGEEGSGQMFFQKDIGDGAPEWVKLRSIRHSDHVNQYPLVNDSATLTWLGQLAALEIHVPQWRFGPRGAQRNPDRLVLDLDPGEGVTLRECADVARRSRDILHDMGLSVVPVTSGSKGIHLYAALDESQSSDQVSKVARELARSLEADYPGEITAEMKRSARVGKVFIDWSQNNASKTTVAPYSLRGRSTPMVAAPRTWGELASPHLTQLDYREVLKRVKRRGDPMAEFGDEDDEEPSRDRLTMYRSKRTQGKTPEPIPDTVARGPRAQPMFVIQKHHARTLHDDFRLEHDGVLVSWALPKGVPTDPARNHLAVPTEDHPLDYGTFEGRIPKGEYGAGLVEIWDTGTIDVDTWEDGKVVATLRGQSGGGLGGQRTYALFRTKDDPDKPQWMIHLMDEEAAQKHSGESTSSTRIRSSRSRSATVSLRPMLATRGTVAQVNGRSAADWAFEMKWDGMRALIHIDGDSVRLTSRSGRDVTSSYPEFADAADDVDADSCVLDAELVALDDGGRPDFSRMQQRMNVSKPRDVARARASVPVTAMVFDVLEINGQPTTLLPYADRRELLGDTVDEDSTQVLFVPPAFDGDVDAAIASSREKNLEGVMAKRRDSTYSPGARSRDWLKLPHAETAEVVVIGWRPSEAEPEGIASLLVAIPGDDGLTYAGRVGTGFSTRDRRTIRAELGKLGRKTAPVRDVPRTDARDANWVTPRRVAEVTYRELTTDHRLRHPTWRGWRPDKSVDEVNVPGA
- a CDS encoding dihydrolipoamide acetyltransferase family protein; its protein translation is MMIEITMPRLSDTMEEGAIATWHKKAGDTVEEGDVLVEIETDKATMEYEAYESGTLAEILVEEGELVAIGTPIAKLDDGSGDDGGDSDSGTARSAKDDSAEEKAETADEKAEPADETAETDASSSESSEKTANAPQNDGERQFASPLVRKLARDYDLDLSTVKGTGPGGRIIRADIDPLLSEAPSSSKKAEAKPEAKSAPKEAPKPSSDDERRGSEKQPISSIRRVIARRLGESARDVPHFYVTAVADAEELVKLRGSLNEQLVASGRPKVSVNDLLVRAAALALREHPEVNASYVGDDADHTLRHSRVNVGVAVASEVGLMVPVIDDADTKTVTQLGIETKKLAKLANEKKLSPTQMSGGTFTISNLGMFGVEEFTAIINPPEGAILAVGGTKQEAVVVDGEIVARHRMRYTLSSDHRIIDGALAAQFLQTLTRFIENPWTIIA